In a genomic window of Pangasianodon hypophthalmus isolate fPanHyp1 chromosome 1, fPanHyp1.pri, whole genome shotgun sequence:
- the si:ch73-206p6.1 gene encoding phospholipid scramblase 2 translates to MAHMYMMPNPELPSYPPGLEYLTQVDQLLIKQKVELIEALVGFESNNKYEIKNSMGQNVFYAVEENDCLTRQCCGPLRSFTIRVLDNFGQEVITVSRPLKCMSCFFPCCLQELEVQSPPGNIVGYVVQEWHPFLPKFTIQNERKEPVLKLQGPFCGWSCLPDVDFEILTMDEVGIGRISKQWSGLLREVFTDTDNFGIQFPMDLDVRMKAVMIGLCFLVDFMFFETNN, encoded by the exons ATGGCGCATATGTACATGATGCCCAACCCTGAGCTGCCCAGTTACCCACCTGGGCTTGAGTACCTGACACAG GTTGACCAGCTGCTGATTAAACAGAAGGTGGAGCTCATAGAAG CTCTGGTCGGCTTCGAGAGCAATAACAAGTATGAAATAAAGAACTCGATGGGCCAGAACGTGTTCTACGCAGTGGAGGAGAACGACTGTCTAACGCGGCAGTGCTGCGGCCCTCTGCGCTCCTTCACCATTCGCGTCCTGGATAACTTTGGCCAGGAAGTGATCACGGTCAGCCGGCCCCTCAAGTGCATGTCCTGCTTCTTCCCGTGCTGTCTGCAAGAG cTGGAGGTTCAGTCTCCACCAGGGAACATTGTGGGTTATGTGGTCCAAGAGTGGCATCCTTTCCTTCCCAAGTTCACCATCCAGAATGAGCGCAAGGAGCCTGTGCTGAAGCTGCAGGGACCCTTCTGTGGCTGGAGCTGCCTTCCAGACGTCGACTTTGAG ATTTTGACCATGGATGAAGTGGGCATCGGGAGAATCAGTAAACAGTGGTCAGGGCTTCTCCGAGAGGTCTTTACAGACACTGATAACTTTGGGATCCAGTTCCCCATGGACCTCGACGTCCGAATGAAAGCAGTGATGATCGGACTCTGCTTCCTCGTT GACTTCATGTTTTTCGAGACGAACAACTAA